Genomic segment of Clupea harengus unplaced genomic scaffold, Ch_v2.0.2, whole genome shotgun sequence:
AGTCCTGTCAGTAAACTTTATCTTGCCCCTTTGATATATGTCCCTATTTTTATATCAGACCATACAAGAAGGGCTTTTAAAATGTTCGAATGTACGTCGATTATGTTAAAGTAGACAGCTTCTCGCCTATGGAGGATTATCGGggccataaataaataaatacataaataaatacataaataaataaatgaatggttaaatacttggataaatacataattagataacaaaatgaataaaatgagacactaaatatataaattTTACATGTactcgtgtgtatatatatatatatatacgttttcatgtgttcacatttatttatttatacttacatttatttatttattctaacATTTATCCACGGTGTAACTTGCTGCAGCAAAATAAATCTGTCGTCCCCCGTCACCAAGTCAGGGGGCGGGTTAAACCCTCTGATTGGTGGTTCAACTTGAATCGACTGCTTTTGACGAATTCAAGATGGCAGCACCCGGTGCGGATTCAATAAATGAAATGTTGGCTGTAgctgaggagatggaggcaACTGACAAttcacattgtttttaaaatcaTATTGAGGGCTTCGCTGAAATTATATCAACGATATTGGCTCTGACTGACATAGATGAAAATGTGTTCACGATCCTCAGCGAGATGGTACAGCAGATGATGCTGCCGAGTGAGACGATACAGGCGATAAATCCTGTAGGTGGCTGGAGGCTATGCTAAGCAGagttggttagctggttgttcagttagTAATGCTTTTTTTTGGTTCCCCTGTCTTGTTGCTCCAAAGTCCTGGGTCTGAAACactttactgaaaaatgtaaaagcatgaatctggccttagccatctaaataacagcctgaagctaaacctctttggaagactgagtattgcagagcagttggacgaagggtaccgaattggcattcgaaaacatgtatcatccagtgtttctgaatctattttgctctaaacctctagtataatccagtgtttctgaatctattctgctctaaaacTACTGGTATAATCCAgtttttctcactctattctgctctaaacctctacaccctgtgtttttttaatctactctgttttaaacttcttgtacacaatgtttctgaatctagtctactctaaacctctactacccaatgtttaaacctctggaacccaacccaatgtttcttaaaccattctgctctaaacctctcatgcccaattatacagtttgttgagagttgttaatggacagtgttaagcactgtgttttcattaaataaatctttgttttttaatatattctactcaaaacctctcgtgtgtgtgtgtttttttttttgctatttaaaccgcactgcccaactgcgccccccgaaaaaaaaaaatcaccagccgccactgactTTTACTACTagaaatactactactactagtagtagACGAGTTGAGGGCCTCTTCAATTAAGGATGCAGCCTCACGCAGCAGCTGAGGGTATGTCTTCTGGGACATTCTGGTATCttgatttatttaaataatgCTCAATAACTTTCATTAAACTAAATCTGGCGCTTGGCATCCATACCCGCCAAAATTCGGTATCCCTCTGGATCGAAGAGAGCTTGATCGACTGGTTGAGCCTGCCTTGTGTGTAATACTGTTCATTCACCAATCAGAGGGTTTAACTCGCCCCCTGACTTGGTGACGGGGGACGACAGATATATTTTGCTGCAGCAAGTTACACCGTggataaatgtaagtataaataaataaatgtaggtataaataaataaatgtgaacacatgaatatatatatatatatacacacgagtacatgtaacatttatatatgtaGTGTCTCATTGTATTCATTTTGTTATCttattatgtatttatccaagtatttaaccattcatttatttatttatgtatttatttatttagttatggcCCCGATAATCCTCCATACTCGCCGGCCCACAAGGAGTGCTCTCCATGTATTGTTGGCTACACTAACAGGAAGTGACGTAAATAAAAATGACTCAAACTCCGGCTAGTGGGGACATTTTGAATTGACCAAAGTGAGACGGCGTTCGAAGGAGTCTGTGATAAACTTAAAAACTTAAGGCTGTGATTGCAACTGGCTTATGCAATCttgatgtttgatgtttgtgcGAAAGGAGAAGATCCAGTAGGATGGTGAAGAGCTTAGACACTTGAGGGCTTTTTTATTTCCCAGGTAAGCTGCGCTATAATCGTTGCAAATGGATGCTAACCACctagttagctggctagcagAGCTAGCTGGGAACCTATATTTGCCAGTGATTTCCTTCCATTGCTAGCCTTCCATTTTGGAAAGTATTTCCAATCACCGACAAGTGGTCATAGTACAGAGTTTTACACCAAGTTTCTTAATTGAGCCAATAACGGGGCCTTTATCACATTTTGCTGTAGAAATCTGAGTTGGAACTGGGCTCTAGATTTCAAAGTGGTGTAGTAGGTAATTGGTTAACGTAAAGCCAAGTGTTACTCCAAGGCCGCTGAAGACtagcatgctagctagctaggcagTCAGCTAAAAAGAAACGAAGTTGGCTAGATAGCCAGTTAAAGGTGAACTGGGCTTGGGATGCGCGAAACTAGGCTAGTTTGTCACATATTTGGTAAGGTGGGGGAACTGTCGCATAGCTAGCTCTGTAACCTACGGAGAGTGCAATTTATGCTGCTATATGCTGGTTTGTCTAACTTGTTACCAGTGTCGACCGTATTTTGGCCCGATTGAAGAGACATCGCCATAAAAGCGTTAGTTTACTTATCAGTTAAACGTGTACTAAGCCCAACCTGTCCGTTAAACTCGCGCCTCTAATGTACGTTTCATGGTGGATAAACCTCTATGTAGTGCTCTGTCGAATCACAAGTGCCTGGATCGGGAGCTTGAGTAGCTGGCTTGAGTTACAACGTGCTGCTCGCGGCAAGGTCCCGTCTGCAACATGAGCGCGTCTCGAACAAGTTCCGCGTGCAGACGTGAGTGATGTGCGGCTGGCGATAGGTTTACAGGTCACGACATTAGGTATTCGAGTCTGGCCTTCTTTGAACTGTAATACGGCTACCACCAACGCTCAGCAGAGGGATACTGTCGAGGGTATCCGACCTAATGTGCGAGTTGGGATACCCTGTCACCTATCCTACATAGACCATGAACTGTAGCAGCAGCGGGAGAGATGTAGACTGAGCTTGGACAGACCACTCTCTTGGTAGTCGACCTCATGACCTGCAGCGCCAGGTACCTCAAGCTTTTGCTAATAATTAGTAACACCACACTAAGTAGCCTAATTTAAACGCGATCTTGAGATTGAAATGCGTTATATACACTTATTGGATTCTCTTATGATATGAAGTATCATGAATAACCAGTCGTTTTGATGCAGATCTCTTGGAGTACATGGGAGTTCACACTCTTGACAGTTGTCTATGTGTTGGTGCTGTTTGAATCCCAATAGTGGCTGCTCTATGTGCGCATATTAATGCCACCCTTCTTTGTATCCTCTCAGAGTTTGAACGGTATGGCATGGTGTCTGTTTGCTCTGTTGTAGGCTGCAGATTCAACTGCTAGGTACGATTGTGGTATTACTTAAGTCTTCATCTTAAACATTGCAGTTGGATGCTTGTGTGAAGGTCTGTGCTGAGACATGCTCTGTTGTGTATCTACAATATCTGTAATAAACAAATGATAACTTCCGCTCTTTTCACTGAATACTGCACCACACAGTGAAGGCCAGATGCAAAGCACTGATTGAGTCTTGTTCAGTGTTTACTCTCCCTAATGTGAGTTTAAATGTCCTCTTGCAACCAATAAGACTGGAATCTTTCCTGATCATTCCCTAACTGGATTGATGTCAGGCGACTGCCAGTGATCTGGCATGATTGGTGCTTCATCTACATTGTGTAAATCTACTTTTACTTGTCAATTTGCATCCCTAaccagcacagttggcacttgAATCAGATGGCCCAGAGGGCTTGGATTAGCAGAAAGAGGTGTCGTGTAATGAGGTTTTGTCAGCTCTGCGGGAGACAGGCTAGCTACAGGATGAGTGCTGGGTGGCACTGCACTACTGCATCTGTCTCGTCCCTGTGTGCCCAGCCATCTGTGGGTGCTGGGTGGCACTGCACTACCAAGATCTGTCTCGTCCCTGTGTCTACAGGATGAGTGCTGGGTGGCACTGCACTACTGCATCTGTCTCGTCCCTGTCTGCCCTGCCATCTGTGGGTGCTGGGTGGCACTGCACTACCAGAATCTGTCTCGTCCCTGTGTCTACAGGATGAGTGCTGGGTGGCACTGCACTACTGCATCTGTCTCGTCCCTGTGTGCCCAGCCATCTGTGGCACAGTGTTCCATTTCAGGCAGTTAGCCTTGGAGGATCATTCGCTCTTAAGCGAATCCATTCGGGAGCATCCAAAGACTCACCTCACAAGATGAACTTGCCTCTGTGTTGtggttttgtttctctctctcgctctctctctccttgtcctgTTTCTGCTTTTCTGCATTGCACCACAAGGCAGGATTTAGATTTTCCACTTCTTAGGCCTCTGTGCCAGTGTAAGTAAAGTCATAGACTAACCACATGCAGGCAACATGCCTACCTGCTTTCTTTCCTCAATTTACTGTTTTGGCACAGTCTCTGTGGTTTTTTGAAGTACAAGTGCTTATTTTCATTTCCACACAATATAGGCTAAAACACAGTGAAATGCATACCTATCAGACCACTTAAATTGTGCACAAGATGAACTTGGATAGGTTATTTCATCAAAGGTAAAAACTGTAGGTGTTCTAGTTCTGTATCGTATAGTTCTGTGTTGGCATTTGAATGTATAAATAGTAGATGTTTTTGCATTGACAGGTGTCTCATACATGTGTGTCCATAATACATACATTGTCATTGTGTAGGCTAGTgaattactgtagtgttgcattactTTACACATGGTTTACCCTTGTTAGAGGTGCTCCTGTCTGTTTTTATTCTGCATCTATGGAGACATAGTTCAGACATCAACTACTTTTGTTTAGTGCAAAACACAAGTTGTTACTGCTGATCTTTAGTGGGCTCTTCAAGGTGAATGTGAATTGTAGTGGGCTCACTTGTGTCCATGTAGGCTAGACATTGCCTTTGTGAAGTCTGAAAGTACTTAAGCACGTTTGATGCTTTGGAGGTGAAGCAGCGGTTGTTTTGTCTCAAGTACAGGCTTGACAGGAGTCTCCAATGTTAACTACTAGATCAAGGCTAGCCACTGGGGGGAGACAGAAGTCCAAGAATAGCATGTATTTTCAGACACTGATTATCTAGTGCAGTGTCTAGAGTGAAGAGATGCTAGTTTTTCTTGGATACCATATGCAGTATCCTACTGGAACAGATTGTAATTGTACCTCTCAACTTTATCTTTTTTATATGTATGCAGCTATAGTGTTGGAGGGAGATCTTCCTAGTTACAAGACAGGTTAAACTGTAATGATGGATCAAGTGGTGCAAGCATGGTGGGTCTAAGGCCCATGTCTCTAAAGTTCACATTTGAGGGGGATTTCGATGTGTGTATAGTATAAAAACCAATAGGccttgtgaatgtatgtgtgttgtgtgtgttgtagacgTTAATGTAGCATATAGCCCCTGTCTATAAGCTTGTGACTCTGggatttgttttaatgtttagtacacaacaTCACTCTGTGAATAGTGCCGAATATACGTGGGCTCTGTCTTTGAGGCATACTAATAAGATCTGATTGATCTGTTTGGCAGGCAAGCTCGCACCACCAAGAGCCTGTCTCTGAGACCCTACCCCGCACCCCGTCGAGGATGGCCAATCAGGAGAAGGATACGGAGACACTTCCTGAGTGCAGCACGGAGGACACGCCCGTGAAGTCCGAGACCACCAGCTCTCCGCTGGGCGAGGAGGCGTCGGCGGCGGGGGACACTCTCTCGGAGAGCTGCTCGGCGGGACTCTGTCGATGCCGTGCCTGCTCAAGGACCTCCGACCCCAGAACACCGGCGGCAGCACGAGGCCGCGCGCGCACGACGAGAGCGACTCCTCCCCCTGCCTGCTGTCCCCCGTCCTCCTCCGGTCACACTGGGCGACTCGGACACGCAGTCCGTCGGCGGAGGAAGGCAAAGCGCGCTCTGGGCACCGGCGCGGTCGTCGCCGGGGACACGGCGGCGACAGGCAGAAGTCCCGCCGCTCACACTCAGAGAGCGACACCCCAACGCTACCATGGCGGCTAAGAAGAACCGGTGCCAAGAGCGGCAGGCGAACGGGCGCGTGCGGGTCCGGGGCCACCGGAGCCGGCTGCAGAAGGAGCGCATGCGCATGCGCAGGACAGAAAAGGGAGGCGGCCGCGCGGCGCAAGCCAGACCTGCTGCAGGACAGCAGCACGTCTGACAGCGACATCACCGCACAgtcgtcatcatcgtcgtcatcgtcatcatccTCAGATAATGAGCACGGTGCCGGCatcaattcacacacaccaggtatGCCATGTGGACACCTACACATGCACCTGCACACGCTCCAGTTAATagcatcctcacacaaaaaTCTAGCAATTTAGCTGCATTTTTAGTGCACAGTCAATGAAGGGCTAGTTAGAATAGGCTATGTTATAATGCCATTGTGCACAAATATAGACGAATTTTGAAAACTCTGGCCATGTCTAAAGATATTATACCCAGCTACGAGACAGGGTTAACAAGTTAGATCTTGCCCAAGAAAGTGACAGGGAGGGTGTGCTCTATTTGTTTCTAAAAGAAATATCATAATTCTGTGAACTCACAGTGGAGGGTAGTGATAATTGGACAGCTTTCTTATGGCCATGCCTGACCTGGAAAAGCAAATAAATGTCAATCATTTCCTTGCCTTTAGATATCGTTGAGTCTATTTAGAAAATTGGGGAAGTTGtgaagttgttgttgttattattatgagtGCTGAgttgttcttgttgtctttAGTATCTTGTGGAGTTCTCGGAGTGCAGCTGCTCTGCATAGAGACTGGGAGTCATTTGGTTTCAGTGACGCTTCTCTTTGCCTTGTTTGTGTGGCACTTTGTTCATCAAATGTCAATACGCTTTTTGATTACCCAATTGTTGACATGATGTCCTTATCAGACACTGAAATGGCATATAGCTAGTGTTCACTATTGAATTGCTGTTAGCCTAAGGCCATTTACACATCAAGCTGgcaatgggaaaaaaaaacgagcATAGCTTAAGGCTGTCTGCTTCATTGTCTGGCCGTGGCCTCTTGTCCATTGAAGTTTAGCAGCTCTGATGCTGGGAGTGCTCAGTCGTGCTCAATCAAGTTCAATTGGCCTGACAGCTACTGTGGCAAGTGCCAGTGTTGATTGAGACAGGCTGAAGCATGGCTGATTTCCAGGCAAATCAGCTGCTTCCTCAAAAACTGTCTTTGCTGTTGATAGACTTATCAAGTGTCCTTTCCTCCAAGGCACATGTTTTATCTAAATGGCATCTTTGACATCTGTCAGGCCTGATTATCATAGCTTTAAATGGTGGCTAAATCCACTAAGTAC
This window contains:
- the LOC122132533 gene encoding LOW QUALITY PROTEIN: uncharacterized protein C18orf25 homolog (The sequence of the model RefSeq protein was modified relative to this genomic sequence to represent the inferred CDS: inserted 1 base in 1 codon; deleted 1 base in 1 codon) codes for the protein HRRGRRRGHGGDRQKSRRSHSESDXPNATMAAKKNRCQERQANGRVRVRGHRSRLQKERMRMRRQKREAAARRKPDLLQDSSTSDSDITAQSSSSSSSSSSSDNEHGAGINSHTPGMPCGHLHMHLHTLQLIASSHKNLAI